Proteins co-encoded in one Nitrospiraceae bacterium genomic window:
- a CDS encoding glycosyltransferase family 2 protein: protein MEMVVLVLKAYFIFVAFIMMIYAVRHYIFILNRMFGEQRIYYQDIIDSELPSVSVLVPMHNEEKMASNILDRLVTVNYPKEKLEIVPLDGNVYPSGKLEIIPINDHSTDQTSVILDKYAEKYSTIKPFHRNTGDRGKPSALNDVLKEAKGEIVVIFDADYLPPKGIIRDIAVSFSDPEVGAVMGRVIPINTGKNFLTRCLDLERTGGYQVDQQARYNLKLIPQYGGTVGGFRKDLIIELGSFDPNVLTEDTELTFKLFINGWKVVYANRVECYEESPEEWRVRARQIRRWSRGHSQVMFKYLIPLLKSKCLSFREKFDGSLLMFVYTVPFVLLTGLINAAILFFLGEMNIISNLIVFLFLGIYNTFGNFATFYQIGTGAVLDGASYRVRLLPFFIFNFLFNIWYTSLGFVDAIIDLFTKRRSVWQKTKRYGNGTVKV, encoded by the coding sequence ATGGAAATGGTTGTCTTAGTCCTGAAAGCCTATTTTATATTTGTGGCTTTTATAATGATGATTTATGCTGTAAGGCATTACATTTTTATTTTAAACAGGATGTTTGGAGAACAGAGGATTTATTATCAGGACATAATAGATTCAGAGCTCCCCTCGGTTTCTGTTCTGGTTCCAATGCACAATGAAGAAAAAATGGCTTCAAATATTCTGGATAGGCTTGTAACCGTCAATTATCCAAAGGAAAAGCTCGAGATAGTTCCTCTGGACGGAAATGTTTATCCAAGCGGGAAGCTTGAAATAATACCAATAAATGACCATTCAACAGATCAGACTTCGGTAATCCTTGATAAATATGCTGAAAAATATTCAACGATAAAACCTTTTCACAGGAATACAGGTGACCGCGGAAAACCATCAGCATTGAATGATGTGTTGAAAGAGGCTAAGGGAGAGATAGTTGTAATATTTGATGCCGACTATCTGCCTCCGAAGGGAATTATACGAGACATAGCTGTTTCATTCAGCGACCCTGAAGTCGGAGCAGTTATGGGACGTGTTATCCCAATAAACACAGGAAAAAATTTTCTGACAAGATGTCTGGATTTGGAAAGAACAGGAGGTTATCAGGTTGATCAGCAGGCAAGATATAATCTTAAATTAATCCCTCAGTATGGAGGCACTGTCGGAGGGTTCAGAAAAGATCTTATAATTGAACTCGGCAGTTTTGACCCAAATGTGTTGACAGAAGATACAGAACTCACATTTAAATTGTTTATTAATGGATGGAAGGTGGTTTATGCGAACAGAGTCGAATGTTACGAAGAATCACCTGAAGAATGGCGTGTAAGGGCAAGACAGATAAGGAGATGGTCAAGAGGACATTCGCAGGTAATGTTTAAATATCTAATTCCATTACTTAAATCAAAGTGTCTGTCTTTCAGAGAAAAATTTGACGGTTCTTTATTGATGTTTGTCTATACAGTTCCATTTGTTCTTCTTACAGGACTTATCAATGCGGCAATACTGTTTTTTTTGGGAGAAATGAATATTATTTCAAACCTTATTGTTTTTCTATTTCTTGGTATTTATAACACATTTGGAAATTTTGCGACATTTTATCAAATCGGTACTGGTGCGGTGCTTGACGGCGCAAGTTACAGGGTGCGCCTTCTGCCATTTTTTATTTTCAATTTTTTGTTCAATATATGGTACACATCTCTCGGTTTTGTCGATGCAATAATTGACTTATTTACGAAAAGAAGATCCGTATGGCAGAAAACTAAAAGATACGGGAACGGAACGGTTAAGGTCTAA
- the wecB gene encoding UDP-N-acetylglucosamine 2-epimerase (non-hydrolyzing), translating to MKILVVFGTRPEAIKLSSVIHLLKDKFDVKILSSGQHLELTNQAINFFGIKLDYNLACMPKKPDLMVVYEKIILKMKRIIDKENPDLLIVQGDTLSTYSGAFLGFMFKKPVLHVEAGLRTFNNFSPFPEEMLRLLVSRLACFHFVPTKRSAENLIAEGIKKDKIFISGNTVVDSLLYTKKNINEKTVFEELAKTNQGIEKKIHSKKLILITSHRRENIGEPLRNICRAVKQLADKYKDAFFLWSLHKNPDIRKIVLDEISGNSDNIILSESFSYQTLIYLMENSHIIMTDSGGIQEEAPTFHRPLIILRESTERQEVVEKGIGFLTACNIDKTVNIFTSLYEDKEFYSNISKKSNPFGDGKASKRILDFLLLDEVKSFIKNYPASSEQILNVKGKVDEFKE from the coding sequence ATGAAAATTCTAGTTGTGTTTGGCACCAGACCTGAGGCTATAAAACTTTCATCTGTGATTCATCTGCTGAAGGATAAGTTTGATGTAAAGATTCTGTCCTCAGGCCAGCATCTGGAACTAACCAATCAGGCAATTAATTTTTTTGGGATAAAACTGGATTATAACCTTGCTTGTATGCCAAAAAAACCGGATCTCATGGTAGTTTACGAGAAAATTATTTTAAAAATGAAGCGTATAATCGATAAGGAAAATCCTGACCTTTTGATTGTTCAGGGAGATACCCTGAGTACTTATTCAGGAGCTTTTCTGGGCTTTATGTTTAAAAAACCTGTTTTGCATGTTGAGGCAGGATTAAGAACTTTCAATAATTTTTCTCCATTTCCTGAAGAGATGCTGCGGCTTTTGGTGTCGCGCCTTGCATGTTTTCATTTTGTTCCTACAAAAAGATCAGCTGAGAACCTAATTGCAGAAGGCATAAAAAAAGACAAAATATTTATTTCAGGGAATACTGTGGTTGATTCTTTGCTTTATACAAAGAAAAATATTAATGAAAAGACGGTTTTTGAAGAGCTTGCAAAGACTAATCAAGGAATAGAAAAGAAAATCCATTCTAAAAAACTAATACTGATTACATCACATAGAAGAGAAAACATTGGAGAACCGCTGAGAAATATATGCAGGGCAGTGAAACAGCTTGCGGACAAGTATAAAGATGCATTTTTCTTGTGGTCTCTTCATAAAAACCCTGATATAAGAAAGATAGTGTTGGATGAAATCTCAGGAAATTCAGATAATATAATATTGTCTGAATCATTTTCATATCAAACTTTGATTTATTTAATGGAAAATTCTCATATAATAATGACTGATTCAGGAGGCATACAGGAAGAAGCGCCTACATTTCATAGGCCTTTGATAATTCTGAGAGAATCAACAGAAAGACAAGAAGTTGTTGAAAAAGGCATAGGTTTTCTTACAGCATGCAATATAGACAAAACAGTGAATATATTTACTTCTTTATATGAAGATAAAGAATTTTATAGTAATATTTCGAAGAAATCTAATCCATTTGGAGACGGAAAGGCTTCGAAAAGGATTCTGGATTTTCTCCTGCTGGATGAAGTGAAAAGTTTTATAAAAAATTACCCTGCCTCATCGGAACAGATACTAAATGTAAAAGGAAAAGTAGATGAATTTAAAGAATGA
- a CDS encoding YaiO family outer membrane beta-barrel protein, giving the protein MNLKNELKKTIVLAAVFFVFFPCIIHAEDADQEKKNRIEAVFSYEYLNPNETYGEWKGLSLAFYRTPSSDLTYFIQGGTFWRKEGNGFTGTVGAYKDWLERLYTYSAVSAGTNSEYLPKFRIDHDFNFKLGPEKNIVWIAGISYLQYFGDHRDLILSTGVALYYPEDWVWEYRIFRNDSSPGNVISYSHLISAGYGREKWQWTYLDVSFGNQAYNATNLESPEKVDQNALRVGLRNKTWIGKDYGVMGDVSFFKLQDGYKKYGFSLGVFKEF; this is encoded by the coding sequence ATGAATTTAAAGAATGAACTGAAAAAAACAATTGTTTTAGCCGCTGTATTTTTTGTGTTTTTCCCATGTATTATTCATGCGGAAGATGCAGATCAGGAAAAGAAAAACCGAATAGAAGCAGTTTTTTCTTATGAATATCTGAACCCTAATGAAACTTATGGAGAGTGGAAAGGGCTTTCCCTTGCATTTTACAGAACGCCTTCTAGTGACCTGACATATTTTATTCAGGGAGGAACTTTCTGGAGAAAAGAAGGAAACGGATTTACGGGAACCGTCGGCGCTTATAAAGACTGGCTTGAAAGACTTTATACCTATTCTGCAGTTTCTGCTGGAACTAATTCAGAATATCTGCCGAAATTCAGAATAGACCATGATTTTAATTTCAAATTAGGTCCTGAAAAAAATATTGTATGGATAGCAGGCATAAGCTATTTGCAGTATTTCGGCGATCATAGAGACCTAATCTTATCAACAGGAGTTGCATTATACTACCCTGAAGATTGGGTATGGGAATACAGAATTTTCAGAAACGACAGCAGCCCTGGAAATGTTATTTCTTATTCTCATCTGATAAGTGCGGGGTATGGAAGGGAGAAATGGCAGTGGACATATCTTGACGTTTCGTTTGGCAATCAGGCTTATAATGCAACCAATTTAGAAAGCCCGGAAAAGGTTGATCAAAATGCCTTAAGAGTAGGATTAAGAAATAAAACTTGGATAGGCAAGGATTATGGTGTAATGGGTGATGTAAGTTTTTTCAAGCTTCAGGACGGTTATAAAAAATATGGTTTTTCGTTGGGTGTATTCAAAGAATTTTAA
- a CDS encoding macro domain-containing protein has translation MKLITEKTIQNRTLRIVQGDITERKVDAIVNAANSYLQHGGGVAGAIVREGGAVIQEESDKIGYTPVGTSVITNAGRLHAKFVIHTVGPIIGEGNEDNKLGNAVLSALKLASENNLKSISMPAISSGIFGFPKDRCAKILVRESANYFKDNPKTSLEVIEFCVFDERTMEFFKKELESLD, from the coding sequence ATGAAACTGATAACTGAAAAGACTATTCAAAACCGTACATTAAGAATCGTTCAAGGTGATATTACAGAACGAAAAGTCGATGCTATTGTCAATGCGGCTAACTCTTATCTTCAACACGGAGGCGGCGTTGCAGGAGCAATAGTCAGAGAAGGCGGAGCAGTAATTCAGGAAGAAAGCGACAAGATCGGCTATACGCCTGTAGGCACATCAGTGATAACAAATGCAGGCAGACTCCATGCAAAATTTGTCATACATACAGTTGGACCAATTATAGGCGAAGGCAATGAAGACAACAAACTGGGGAATGCTGTGCTTAGTGCGCTTAAACTTGCATCTGAAAACAACCTTAAAAGCATCTCTATGCCTGCAATAAGCTCAGGCATATTCGGGTTTCCAAAGGACAGATGTGCAAAAATATTGGTCAGAGAATCTGCAAATTATTTTAAAGATAACCCTAAAACTTCGCTGGAGGTTATTGAATTCTGCGTCTTTGATGAAAGAACAATGGAATTTTTTAAAAAAGAGCTTGAGAGTTTAGATTAA
- a CDS encoding nodulation protein NfeD, with amino-acid sequence MVLFLPFFVFSETPKNYVMVITVNGVVNPSSAEYISKSIKEANKQKYQALIIQLDTPGGLDTSMRTIVKDIIASEVPVVVYVSPSGARAASAGVFITLAAHVAAMSPGTNIGAAHPVGVGEKMDKTMAQKATNDAAAYVKSLAERTGRNSKWAEDAVRKSISATEQEALKENVIDLVSKDIKSLLSEIDGKKVKTIMGDKTLHTANSGIVKGEMGFRHRILNVITDPSVAYILMLLGFYGLFFELTSPGAVFPGVVGGICLILAFYAFQMLPVNYAGLLLIVLAIILFVLEVKIVSHGALTIGGIVSMIFGSLMLFDSPEPFMRLSILLVLPAVLVTAFFFIMVFRLAYKAYRIRPITGAEGLIGLEGIANTDITKSGGMVLVNGEIWSAHSDPDILKGEKVIVENVSGLKLKVRKS; translated from the coding sequence TTGGTTTTATTTCTGCCTTTTTTTGTTTTTTCTGAAACGCCTAAAAATTATGTTATGGTCATTACTGTCAACGGAGTAGTTAACCCTTCATCAGCTGAATATATAAGCAAGAGTATAAAAGAGGCTAACAAACAAAAATATCAAGCTCTTATAATCCAGCTCGACACACCTGGCGGCCTTGATACATCAATGCGGACGATCGTTAAAGACATTATTGCAAGTGAAGTCCCTGTTGTTGTCTATGTTTCTCCAAGCGGAGCAAGAGCTGCTTCAGCAGGAGTATTCATAACTCTTGCAGCACATGTAGCGGCAATGTCTCCTGGAACTAACATCGGCGCTGCGCATCCTGTTGGAGTTGGTGAAAAAATGGACAAGACAATGGCTCAAAAAGCAACGAATGACGCTGCAGCTTATGTAAAGTCGCTTGCAGAAAGAACAGGAAGAAATTCAAAGTGGGCTGAAGATGCTGTAAGAAAAAGTATATCTGCAACTGAACAAGAGGCTTTGAAAGAAAATGTCATTGATTTGGTAAGTAAGGATATAAAATCACTGCTTTCTGAAATAGACGGCAAAAAAGTTAAAACCATTATGGGAGATAAAACACTTCATACTGCCAACTCAGGAATTGTGAAGGGTGAAATGGGATTCAGGCATAGGATATTGAATGTTATAACTGATCCCAGTGTTGCATACATTCTCATGCTTTTAGGATTTTACGGTCTGTTTTTTGAGCTTACAAGTCCGGGTGCAGTCTTTCCTGGTGTTGTTGGCGGTATATGTCTGATACTTGCTTTTTACGCATTCCAGATGCTGCCTGTTAATTATGCCGGATTACTGCTTATTGTTTTGGCCATAATACTCTTTGTTCTTGAGGTTAAGATAGTTTCTCATGGAGCGCTTACTATTGGAGGAATAGTGTCGATGATCTTCGGTTCTCTAATGCTTTTTGATTCTCCTGAACCTTTTATGAGGCTCTCGATTCTCCTTGTCCTGCCAGCAGTGCTTGTAACAGCATTTTTCTTTATAATGGTGTTTCGACTTGCATACAAGGCATACAGGATAAGACCTATTACAGGAGCTGAGGGTCTTATCGGCTTAGAAGGCATTGCCAATACAGATATAACAAAAAGCGGAGGCATGGTATTGGTAAATGGAGAAATCTGGTCAGCACATTCTGATCCAGACATACTAAAAGGCGAAAAAGTAATTGTTGAGAATGTATCAGGTTTAAAATTAAAAGTAAGGAAATCTTAA
- a CDS encoding slipin family protein, whose amino-acid sequence MGSLGLGTIFALFFIIYFLSSAIKVLREYERGVVFRLGRIIPVKGPGLVLIFPVIDKLVRVSLRTIAFDVPAQDVITRDNISVKVNAVVYFRVIDPIRAITAVEDFYYATSQMAQTSLRSILGQSQLDDLLAKREDINAELQKVIDQQTEPWGVKVTAVEVKNVDLPVEMQRAIAKQAEAERERRAKVIHAEGEFQASQRLADAAKIIATESGALQLRFLQTLTEIATEKNSTIIFPVPIDLIKPFIDKMGK is encoded by the coding sequence ATGGGTTCTTTAGGTTTGGGAACGATTTTCGCGTTATTTTTTATAATTTATTTTCTTTCAAGTGCAATCAAAGTTCTGAGGGAATATGAAAGAGGCGTTGTATTCAGGCTTGGAAGGATCATCCCTGTTAAAGGGCCGGGTCTTGTCCTTATTTTTCCTGTAATCGATAAGCTTGTAAGGGTGAGTCTCAGGACCATTGCCTTTGATGTCCCTGCGCAGGATGTAATTACGAGGGATAACATCTCGGTGAAGGTTAATGCCGTTGTATATTTCAGAGTCATAGACCCTATAAGGGCGATAACAGCTGTGGAGGACTTTTATTATGCAACCTCACAGATGGCGCAGACCAGCTTAAGAAGTATTCTCGGCCAGAGCCAGCTTGATGACCTCTTGGCAAAAAGAGAGGACATCAATGCTGAACTTCAGAAGGTGATAGACCAGCAGACAGAGCCTTGGGGGGTAAAGGTTACTGCAGTTGAAGTAAAGAATGTTGACCTTCCTGTAGAGATGCAAAGGGCGATTGCAAAACAGGCAGAGGCTGAGCGTGAAAGAAGGGCAAAGGTCATACACGCAGAGGGAGAATTTCAGGCATCGCAGAGACTTGCAGATGCAGCAAAGATTATTGCAACTGAAAGCGGAGCTCTGCAGCTTAGATTTCTCCAGACACTGACTGAGATTGCAACAGAAAAAAACTCTACTATAATATTCCCTGTGCCGATAGATTTAATAAAACCATTTATTGATAAGATGGGGAAATAA
- a CDS encoding TVP38/TMEM64 family protein: protein MALLVLIVAGSIFILYKSGLVAFFLSRERIAEFLNSLGPFSFLGFIALQSIQVIAAPIPGEVTGFIGGYAYGILGGILFSTIGLTIGSFVAFSLTRYFGHPFIEKFVKKETMEKYDYLLHHKGAFLVFLLFLIPGFPKDSLCYILGLGHLTAKEFLIISTVGRFAGTVLLTLGGDYIQRKEYYSFSILIGIAIILIFLAMVYRQKLEYIFKRLHRTSTKEKDGK from the coding sequence ATGGCCCTGCTTGTATTAATTGTTGCAGGGTCAATATTTATACTTTATAAATCAGGTCTAGTTGCGTTTTTTCTCAGCAGAGAACGCATAGCTGAATTTCTTAATTCTCTCGGTCCATTTTCATTTCTTGGTTTCATCGCACTACAATCTATACAGGTTATTGCTGCTCCTATTCCAGGAGAGGTGACAGGTTTTATCGGCGGTTATGCATATGGGATATTAGGCGGCATATTGTTTTCTACAATCGGTCTGACCATAGGTTCATTTGTGGCCTTTTCCCTTACTCGATATTTCGGGCATCCATTTATAGAAAAATTTGTAAAAAAAGAGACTATGGAGAAGTATGATTATCTATTGCATCATAAAGGAGCTTTTCTTGTTTTCCTGCTTTTCTTGATCCCTGGTTTTCCTAAAGATTCTCTCTGCTATATCCTTGGCCTTGGACACCTTACTGCAAAAGAATTTTTAATCATAAGCACAGTGGGGAGGTTTGCAGGAACAGTTCTACTCACACTAGGAGGGGATTACATTCAGCGTAAAGAATATTACAGTTTTTCGATCCTTATAGGGATCGCAATTATTCTTATCTTTCTGGCAATGGTTTATAGGCAAAAACTGGAATATATTTTCAAAAGACTGCACCGTACTTCCACTAAAGAAAAAGACGGAAAGTAA